GATGTGCAGCTGCGGCACCATGTTGCCCAGGGCGCCGATGTTGAGCTTGTCGGGCTGGAAAAGCTCGACGATGGCGCGTGACAGCTCGGTGGATTCGCGCAGCCACTGCTGCTGGTCGGCCTCGGTGAGCTGGTAGATCTCGCGCGCGCCCTCGCGGTCGGGCACGAGGATGAACCAGGGGTAGTTGGCGTCGTTCATCAGCAGCACCCGGCACAGCGGGAAGCGCCCGAT
The genomic region above belongs to Chromatiales bacterium and contains:
- a CDS encoding HIT domain-containing protein — translated: MAELHPQLAKDCIEIGRFPLCRVLLMNDANYPWFILVPDREGAREIYQLTEADQQQWLRESTELSRAIVELFQPDKLNIGALGNMVPQLHIHYIARYQDDPAWPRPVWGQVPAKAYDGITLEERRKAMTEALGEGFCRA